The Fervidobacterium pennivorans DNA segment TTTTTGTTTCAAAGATGATGGAAAATGGCGACATTTACAAGGGAACCTACGAAGGTTGGTATTGTGTGCCTTGTGAAACTTATTGGAATGAAGATGAACTTGAGCACTCAGAGGATGGAAAACATCTTTGCCCTTCATGCAAAAGAGAAGTGCAGTTAATTAGAGAAGAGAATTATTTCTTCAAACTTTCAAAATACAACGAACCGCTTTTGAAACATTTTAAAGAAAATCCAGATTTTGTGGAACCAGATTTTCGAAGAAACGAGATGCTGAAGATTCTTGAATCGGGGTTGAAAGACCTTTCAATAACTCGTACGACTCTGAAATGGGGAATTCCGATGCCAAATGACCCGGAGCATGTTATATACGTTTGGGTTGACGCACTTATAAACTACGTTTCTGCTATAGGATATCCCGATAATATGGAGACATTCAACAAATGGTGGCCTGCTGACGTGCATCTGATTGGTAAGGAAATTAACAGGTTCCATAGCTTGATTTGGCCTGCAATGTTAATGTCGGTTGGTTTGCCATTACCTAAGAAAATCTTCGCGCACGGATGGCTAACGGTAAATGGTCAAAAGATCAGCAAGTCTCTTGGGAATGCCATAGATCCAAGGGAATACGTTAAAAAGTACGGTAACGATGTTGTTAGGTATTACCTTGTGAGAGACATTGTCTTCGGTAAAGATGGGGATTTTTCTGAAGAAAACTTAGTCAAGAGACTAAATTCAGACCTTGCCAATGATTACGGAAATCTTTTACATAGAACCCTTGCAATGATCGTAAAACATTTCGATGCCCAAATACCAGGAATTGGAGAACTGGAGGAATTGGACAAGAAGTTAGTGGAAAATTATGAAAAGACTAGGCAAGCCTATATTGAACTTATGGATAGATACAGAATTACGGAAGCACTGGAAATACTCTGGCAGTTCATAGGTGATTTGAACAAGTATTTTGATGAAGCAAAACCTTGGATACTTGCTAAAGAAGGAAACAAGGGAAGACTTGGAACAGTACTTTCTCTTGTAACTGAAAGTATATTCAAAGTAGCAACACTTGTATCGTGCGTGAT contains these protein-coding regions:
- the metG gene encoding methionine--tRNA ligase; amino-acid sequence: MKKFYITTPIYYVNAEPHIGSSYTTIIGDILARYKRMMGYDVFYLTGTDEHGQKIAQAAKERGVEPQQLCDELAQKFKELWKELEITNDYFIRTTDEHHMKTVQFFVSKMMENGDIYKGTYEGWYCVPCETYWNEDELEHSEDGKHLCPSCKREVQLIREENYFFKLSKYNEPLLKHFKENPDFVEPDFRRNEMLKILESGLKDLSITRTTLKWGIPMPNDPEHVIYVWVDALINYVSAIGYPDNMETFNKWWPADVHLIGKEINRFHSLIWPAMLMSVGLPLPKKIFAHGWLTVNGQKISKSLGNAIDPREYVKKYGNDVVRYYLVRDIVFGKDGDFSEENLVKRLNSDLANDYGNLLHRTLAMIVKHFDAQIPGIGELEELDKKLVENYEKTRQAYIELMDRYRITEALEILWQFIGDLNKYFDEAKPWILAKEGNKGRLGTVLSLVTESIFKVATLVSCVMPNSSREIYSRLSVSEAFSEKFLEGWNILKGNKVVHGEPLFKKIEKTEKEVQKPQKSNKQGDKPMEKQESVVSQAENVVSLEELIDIDYFKRVDLRVAKILSAEKVEKSEKLVKLQIDLGELGTRQIVAGIAQFYKPEELVGRLIVVVANLKPAKLMGIESRGMLLAAKKNDKLTLLTVSGEIGPGAKIS